One genomic window of Chanos chanos chromosome 13, fChaCha1.1, whole genome shotgun sequence includes the following:
- the LOC115826541 gene encoding sialic acid-binding Ig-like lectin 10 — protein sequence MRDARLDIPGDMLATFVLSGLSTREITDLFGVSPIAIQSRSAEEDLSCEFRIALIEQNLTNVVELVLCTENSDMAERLLLIGCLLQGVVCRHFSISLPDSIKTLSGSCVLIPCTFDIPENYEGDLTDKAKGIWYKDQISDHNKVFDSGTPDKNKIRGEIIGDLTVKNCTTVLYDFSQKHSGEFIFRLEGLNGLKYNFAMKKVQVTATDDPPKVSLRPDKVEVMEGESVRFNCSAEASCPSLGPMLTWSPRLNMSEEKLQEKISPITHMTSVLTFTATPLHHGETITCTATYQLKNNQTNTSARSATLNVLYSPRNTSVSVSPSGWVLEGSSVTLTCLSDANPAVHNYTWYRVRGTEMEFIVTGQNLTFNKTDPTHSGQYRCEAQNAHGVGNATAQLDIQFAPQISVSSGCKKSEAEMHCVCESRGSPSPRLEWYLSGHQITNSSNTVITEEPLGEKGLKSSFTMCQSQKDTPTLLCLSTNTLGSASLLFASVSTPQSTQVFLPGIDMWSLLIGAAAGAITMMLLCFIVHFSMSLVEAARMCRYLLPEGRRVKWMWEGWVGSSMMLSAFRGPVQAEESLYVNKSMLSGPLRATQNDTELLHYAAVEFTKYQGQGVTREASDVAVASSDMSEYAAIHHHCLEQNIKSEIGGMDKPEAAADLVLGSTGGSKGQTEPDEEIKAREVLMSEEPTYGNIGSHKAVAMETEDEGV from the exons CTGCGAATTTCGCATCGCTCTCATTGAGCAAAATCTCACTAATGTTGTGGAATTG GTGCTCTGTACAGAAAACAGTGATATGGCTGAGAGACTTCTCCTTATAGGCTGTCTGCTGCAAG gtgtggtgtgtAGACatttctccatctccctcccAGACAGTATAAAAACCCTGAGTGGATCCTGTGTCCTCATACCCTGCACATTCGACATTCCAGAGAACTATGAGGGAGACCTGACTGACAAAGCTAAGGGAATCTGGTACAAAGATCAGATCAGTGATCATAACAAGGTGTTTGACTCCGGTACTCCAGACAAAAACAAGATCAGAGGGGAAATCATTGGAGACCTAACTGTGAAAAACTGCACCACAGTCCTCTATGACTTCAGTCAGAAACACAGCGGTGAATTCATCTTTAGACTAGAGGGTCTTAACGGACTAAAATATAATTTTGCAATGAAAAAGGTCCAGGTAACGGCCACAG acgATCCACCCAAAGTTTCACTGAGGCCAGATAAAGTGGAGGTGATGGAAGGGGAGAGTGTGAGATTTAACTGCTCTGCTGAAGCCTCCTGTCCCTCTCTGGGCCCCATGCTCACCTGGAGCCCCAGGCTGAATATGTCTGAGGAGAAACTCCAGGAGAAAATCAGTCCGATTACACACATGACCTCTGTTCTGACCTTCACTGCTACTCCTCTGCACCACGGAGAGACCATCACCTGCACTGCCACTTACCAACTAAAGAACAACCAAACCAACACATCAGCCCGCTCTGCAACACTTAATGTCCTGT ATTCTCCCAGGAACACgtcagtgtcagtcagtccctctggatGGGTGTTAGAGGGCAGCTCTGTTACTCTGACCTGCCTCAGTGATGCCAACCCAGCAGTTCACAACTACACCTGGTACAGAGTCAGAGGAACGGAGATGGAGTTTATAGTGACTGGACAGAATCTCACTTTCAATAAGACCGATCCGACACACAGCGGACAGTACCGCTGTGAAGCCCAGAACGCACACGGAGTAGGAAACGCCACGGCACAGCTGGACATTCAGT ttGCTCCTCAGatctctgtctcctctggttGTAAGAAAAGTGAAGCtgaaatgcattgtgtgtgtgagagtcgtGGGAGTCCCTCCCCAAGACTGGAGTGGTATCTGTCTGGACACCAAATAACCAACTCCTCCAACACAGTCATCACAGAGGAGCCACTGGGAGAGAAAGGCCTGAAGAGCTCATTCACTATGTGTCaatcacagaaagacacacCCACTCTGCTCTGTCTGAGCACCAATACCCTGGGCTCTGCCAGTCTGCTGTTTGCTAGTGTGTCAACTCCTCAGAGCACTCAAG TATTCTTGCCAGGGATCGACATGTGGTCTCTTCTGATTGGTGCTGCAGCGGGAGCCATCACCATGATGTTACTCTGCTTCATTGTGCATTTTAGCATGAG tctggtggaggcagcacgGATGTGCCGGTACCTCCTGCCAGAGGGAAGGAGGGTGAAGTGGATGTGGGAAGGGTGGGTGGGGTCTTCCATGATGCTGAGCGCCTTCCGG GGTCCTGTACAGGCAGAAGAGTCTCTTTATGTCAACAAATCCATGCTTTCTGGACCATTGAGAGCCACACAAAACGACACAGAACTTCTCCACTATGCCGCCGTGGAATTCACCAAATATCAGGGTCAAGGGGTCACAAGGGAGGCCAGTGATGTCGCAGTTGCCTCCTCTGACATGTCAGAATATGCTGCCATCCATCACCACTGCTTGGAGCAAAACATAAAATCTGAAATTGGAGGGATGGATAAGCCTGAAGCAGCAGCAGATCTGGTGTTGGGTTCTACAGGGGGCTCCAAAGGACAAACTGAGCCAGATGAAGAAATAAAGGCCAGGGAGGTACTGATGAGTGAGGAACCAACCTATGGAAACATTGGTAGTCACAAGGcagttgctatggaaacagagGATGAAGGTGTGTAG